Genomic window (Sulfurimonas sp.):
AAATCTGAACCATTTTTTTCTATGATGTCTTCTATTTGTAATAATATATCCAAAAGTTTATGCCTAATAATGTTTTTATGATTATAAGATATAATTTCTCAAAACATAATTAAGGATAAAGAATGTCAATAACAAAAAGAGTAACATTTATAGCAAAAGAGGGTAGTGAAGCAAAAATGAAAGAGCTTTTAACTGCAATGGTGCTCCCGAGTAAAGTAGAAGATGGATGTATTTTTTATGATATTTTTGTATATGAAAATAACCCAAGAAAATTCATGGCAGTAGAATCTTGGAGAGATGATGCAGCACTTGATGGACATAAATCAACAGAGCATTATGCAACTTATAAATCTTCTTTTGAACCATACTGTGATAAAAAATATAGTGATGAACTAGAAATTTTAGGATAAGTTTTGAACTACTTAATGGCAATTGACGCTGGAACAGGAAGCGTTCGAGCAGTTATCTTTGATACAGAAGGAAATCAAATAGGCGTAGCTCAAAAAGAGTGGACTCATTTAGAAGAAGATGGAGTACCAAACTCTATGAGTTTTGATTTTAAAAAAAACTTTGAACTAGTAGTTTGGTGCATAAAAAATGCAATCTTAGATGCCAACTTAAAGGCTGAAGATATAATCGCTCTAAGTGCTACGAGTATGCGTGAGGGAATAGTTCTTTATGATGAAAATGGTGAGGAACTTTGGGCAGTTGCAAATGTCGATGCAAGAGCGGATAAGGAAGTAAAATATTTAAAAGAAAATTTTTCTGGTATTGAGCAAGAGTTTTACAACTTGTCTGGACAAACTTTTGCTTTAGGAACTTTACCTAGAATCATGTGGCTTAAAAATAATAAACCCAAAGTCTATGAAAAAGTAGCCAATATCTCTATGATAGGAGATTGGATTTTAGCAAAGTTAAGTGGAGTTATAGCAACAGACCCTAGTAACGGTGGAACGACTGGAATTTTTTCTTTAAAGAATCGTGATTGGGTTAGTGGAATGGCTGATAAAGTTGGCATAAAAAGTGATATATTTCCTAAAGTTTTAGAAGTTGGAACTTTGATGGGAAATGTTAGTGAAGAAGCTTCTAAACTCACAGGACTAACATGCAAAACTAAAGTAGTCATGGGTGGTGGAGATGTGCAACTTGGAAGTGCAGGGCTTGGCGTGGTTGAGTTAGGTCAAGTTGCAGTTTTAGGTGGTTCGTTTTGGCAACAAGTTGTAAATATACCTAGTGACACACTGCCTCCTTCTGATATGAGCATAAGAGTAAATCCTCATGTGATTTCAAATCAATCACAAGCTGAAGGCATAACTTTTTTTAGTGGTTTGGTAATGAGATGGTTTAGAGATGCTTTTTGTGAGATAGAAAAAGAAGAAGCTAAAAAACGGGGCATAGATACCTATGCCGTTTTAGAAGAAAAAGCAGCAAAAGTTCCTGTTGGTTCACACGGGATTTTACCGATATTCTCAGATGCTATGAAGTATAGAAAATGGTATCACGCAGCTCCTAGTTTTTTAAATCTTAGTATAGATGCTAACATTTGTAACCGTGCTTCAATGTTTAGAAGTTTACAAGAAAATGCAGCTATCGTGAGTGCAATAAATTTAGAAAAAATAGAAGAATTTACAAATATAAAAATAGAGAAAATAGTTTTTGCTGGTGGTGCATCTAAGGGTGCATTATGGTCACAGATTTTAGCAGATGTAACAGGATGTAGAGTGCAAATACCTAAAGTCACAGAAGCAACTGCTCTAGGTGCTGCAATGGCGGCAGGAGTTGGTGCAGGTATATATGAGTCAATAGAAAAAGCTGCAAAAAAATTGGTTGTTTGGGATAAAACTTATGAACCAAATCTAGAAAACAAAAAACTCTATGATGAGATTAAATATAGGTTTAGTAAAGCTTATGAAGCACAACTAAAGTTAGTTGATGATAATATCACGACTTCAATGTGGAAAGCACCAGGCTTATAAGTTACGCTCTGTAACTTTTACCAAAATTAAAGGTAGTTTTTCAAACTAGTTTTAAGAGAGACATCTCTTTTAACTGATAACAATTTAGGGAAAAAAATGTATTTATTCACAAGTGAAGTAGTAGCCCCAGGTCATCCTGATAAATGTGCAGATATTATATCTGATAGCATCGTTGATGCATTAATCATAAAAGATTCTAAATCAAGAGTTGCCAGTGAAGTTTTTGTAGCTGGAAAACATGTAATAGTTGGTGGAGAAGTTACTTCAAAAGCTAACTTTAGTGATGGGGATTATGAGCAAATTGTTAAAGACGCTCTTATAAACATTGGTTATGATGGAAAAAGTGCTTTTACAAGAGAGCAATGTCTATTTCCTGAGGATGTTAAAGTTCAAATCTTACTTAATTCCCAATCTCCAGATATTAACCAAGGTGTTGATCAAGAAGATGGTGAAACTGGTGCAGGTGATCAAGGAATCATGTTTGGTTATGCTTCAAATGAAACGGCTGATTATATGCCAGCAGCTATTACTTATGCAAGAATTTTATCTGACAAAGTTTACCACTACGCACTAAAGCACAATCATAAACTTGGAGTTGATATAAAAACACAAGTTACACTTGATTATGGGAATAAAGAAAATTTTGAAAATTGTAAACCAGAGTCTATTCATACTATTGTTGTTTCTGCTCCTTCAAATGAAAATATGGATATAACAGAAGTTAGAGAGCTTCTTCAAGGTCTAATAGATGACTCTGGACTTCCAACAGAACTTTATGACCCTAAAAAAACAATTGTTCACTTGAATCCAACTGGAAGATATGTAAATCACTCTCCACTTCACGACAGTGGTTTAACAGGACGAAAATTAATCGTTGATAGTTTTGGTGGTTACTCTCCGATAGGCGGAGGAGCACAATCTTCAAAAGACTATACAAAAGTTGATAGAAGTGGACTTTATGCAGCTAGATGGGTTGCAAAACATATTGTTGCTGCTGGATTTGCTAAAAAATGTTCAGTTCAACTCTCTTATGCAATAGGTGTTGCAAAACCTACTTCTGTTTCTGTTGATACTTATGGAACAGTTTGTGAAGGTTTAGATGATGATAAATTATCAACTTTTGTAAGTGAAAACTTTTCATTAACTCCAAACTGGATTACTGCAAAATTTGCTCTTGATAAACCAAGTAAAGAAACTTTCCTATATGCAGATGTAGCTGCTCGTGGTCAAGTTGGTCAAAGTGATTATCCTTGGGAAAAACTAGATTCTTTGGAGCTATTTAAAAAGTTAAAATAATCCTTGGGAGGTAGAGATGGAGTATAAAGAGTTAGATGTAAAAAGTGTTATATCGTATCTAAAAAATGTTGATGAGGTTATGGACTACTTTGGTAGTGATGACTTAGAAGCAATAGAGATAGGCGATGGTAATTTAAATTATGTCTATCTAGTTAGCTCAATCTCAAACCCAAAAAAAGCACTTATAGTTAAACAGGCTGTTCCTTACCTTAGATGCGTAGGTGAAGAGTTTGCTCTTTCACGCCAAAGAATGACTTTTGAAATAAGAGCACTTTTAAAATTTAAAAATATTGTAACTAGTTTTATTCCTAAAATCTATCATTCTAGTGAAGATATGTCCATAGTAGTGATGGAGTATCTTGATTCTCATATTATTTTAAGAGATGGACTTATGGCAAAGCTTAAATATCTGAATTTTAGTGAGCATATTTCTACCTACTTAGCAAACACACTTTTTAAAACTTCATCTCTTTGTTTAGACTCAACGCAAAAAAGAGAACTTGTAGATGAGTTTAATGCAAATAGTGAGCTTTGTAAACTTACGGAAGACTTTGTATTTACTTTTGCTTTTATGCAAAATGAAACTAATGATGAAGAGAATGTAAAAAACAATCCACTAGCAAAAAAGCTTTTCTCAGACATGGAGTTTAAGGCAAAAGTATTAGATTTAAAATATAAATTTATGACAGCTTCAGATGCTTTGATTCATGGAGATTTACATACTGGTTCGGTGATGTTAAATGACAAAGAAACATTTGTTATAGACCCAGAGTTTGCTTTTGTTGGACCTTTTGGTTTTGATATTGGCGCACTTTTGGCAAATCTTGTAAATAACTATATTCATCATAGTGTTGTAACAAAAGATGAGGATTTTAAAAAATACCTTCTTCAAATGATAAAAGAAGTTTTAGAACTTTTTAATAAGAAATTTTTGAAACTATGGGAAGTTCAGAGTGATTCTGCTTTACTTATAGATGGATACATAGATGCTAATACAGCCTCAAAATATAGAGAAAAGTTTTTAAAAGAGATACTAAGAGATAGCGTAGGCTTTGCAGGTTGTAAGATGGCAAGACGAGTTTTTGGTGTTGCTGGTGTTGCTGAGATTCGAGGTATAGAAAATGAAAAATTACGCTTAGATGCTGAGGCTTTAGTTTTAAAAATAGCTAGAGAATTTGTTATGAAATATGAAAAAATAGATAGTATTGAAGATATATTGGAGATAATAATTGCAGGGTAAATATAGAGCCTTATGGCTAAATGAAGAGAATTTTTTAGAAGTTATCGACCAGAGAAAACTTCCCTTTGAGTATGTAACAAAAGTTTTAAAAACTACTGATGAAATTGTTGAAGCGATAAAAGATATGACAGTTCGTGGAGCTGGGGTTATAGGAAGTGTTGCAGCTTTTGGCATCTACATTGCATCTATGGAAGTTAAAAGTTACGATGAGTTAAAAGAAAAATCAAAATTTATTAGAGATTCTCGTCCAACTGCAGTAAACCTTATGTGGGCAGTTGATAAGATGATGGAGCATTTAAAAAATTCAACTAACTTAGTATTAGATGCTAAAAAATATGCCATAGAACTAAATGATGAGGAAGCAAAAGAAAGCCAAAATATCGCAAAACATGGTGCTGACATAATTGAAGAAATTTTAAAGAAAAAAAGTAAAACTAAGATAAATATTTTAACTCACTGTAATGCTGGTTGGCTGGCAGTCATAGATGAAGGAACTGCTTTAGCTCCAATCTATGAAGCACAAAAAAGAGGGATAGATGTTCATGTTTGGGTAGATGAAACAAGACCTAGAAACCAAGGTGCATCTTTAACTGCTTGGGAGCTAACTCAAAGCAAAGTAAATCATACAATTATTGCAGATAATACAGGCGGTCATCTTATGCAAATAGGCGAAGTTGATATGGTTATCACAGGTGCTGATAGAGTAAGTGCAAATGGCGATGTGGCAAATAAAATAGGAACATATTTAAAGGCGCTTGCTGCAAAAGATAATGGCGTTCCTTTTTATGTAGCTATCCCAGCATCTACCT
Coding sequences:
- a CDS encoding putative quinol monooxygenase: MSITKRVTFIAKEGSEAKMKELLTAMVLPSKVEDGCIFYDIFVYENNPRKFMAVESWRDDAALDGHKSTEHYATYKSSFEPYCDKKYSDELEILG
- the mtnK gene encoding S-methyl-5-thioribose kinase; the encoded protein is MEYKELDVKSVISYLKNVDEVMDYFGSDDLEAIEIGDGNLNYVYLVSSISNPKKALIVKQAVPYLRCVGEEFALSRQRMTFEIRALLKFKNIVTSFIPKIYHSSEDMSIVVMEYLDSHIILRDGLMAKLKYLNFSEHISTYLANTLFKTSSLCLDSTQKRELVDEFNANSELCKLTEDFVFTFAFMQNETNDEENVKNNPLAKKLFSDMEFKAKVLDLKYKFMTASDALIHGDLHTGSVMLNDKETFVIDPEFAFVGPFGFDIGALLANLVNNYIHHSVVTKDEDFKKYLLQMIKEVLELFNKKFLKLWEVQSDSALLIDGYIDANTASKYREKFLKEILRDSVGFAGCKMARRVFGVAGVAEIRGIENEKLRLDAEALVLKIAREFVMKYEKIDSIEDILEIIIAG
- the metK gene encoding methionine adenosyltransferase, coding for MYLFTSEVVAPGHPDKCADIISDSIVDALIIKDSKSRVASEVFVAGKHVIVGGEVTSKANFSDGDYEQIVKDALINIGYDGKSAFTREQCLFPEDVKVQILLNSQSPDINQGVDQEDGETGAGDQGIMFGYASNETADYMPAAITYARILSDKVYHYALKHNHKLGVDIKTQVTLDYGNKENFENCKPESIHTIVVSAPSNENMDITEVRELLQGLIDDSGLPTELYDPKKTIVHLNPTGRYVNHSPLHDSGLTGRKLIVDSFGGYSPIGGGAQSSKDYTKVDRSGLYAARWVAKHIVAAGFAKKCSVQLSYAIGVAKPTSVSVDTYGTVCEGLDDDKLSTFVSENFSLTPNWITAKFALDKPSKETFLYADVAARGQVGQSDYPWEKLDSLELFKKLK
- the lsrK gene encoding autoinducer-2 kinase yields the protein MNYLMAIDAGTGSVRAVIFDTEGNQIGVAQKEWTHLEEDGVPNSMSFDFKKNFELVVWCIKNAILDANLKAEDIIALSATSMREGIVLYDENGEELWAVANVDARADKEVKYLKENFSGIEQEFYNLSGQTFALGTLPRIMWLKNNKPKVYEKVANISMIGDWILAKLSGVIATDPSNGGTTGIFSLKNRDWVSGMADKVGIKSDIFPKVLEVGTLMGNVSEEASKLTGLTCKTKVVMGGGDVQLGSAGLGVVELGQVAVLGGSFWQQVVNIPSDTLPPSDMSIRVNPHVISNQSQAEGITFFSGLVMRWFRDAFCEIEKEEAKKRGIDTYAVLEEKAAKVPVGSHGILPIFSDAMKYRKWYHAAPSFLNLSIDANICNRASMFRSLQENAAIVSAINLEKIEEFTNIKIEKIVFAGGASKGALWSQILADVTGCRVQIPKVTEATALGAAMAAGVGAGIYESIEKAAKKLVVWDKTYEPNLENKKLYDEIKYRFSKAYEAQLKLVDDNITTSMWKAPGL
- the mtnA gene encoding S-methyl-5-thioribose-1-phosphate isomerase, which gives rise to MQGKYRALWLNEENFLEVIDQRKLPFEYVTKVLKTTDEIVEAIKDMTVRGAGVIGSVAAFGIYIASMEVKSYDELKEKSKFIRDSRPTAVNLMWAVDKMMEHLKNSTNLVLDAKKYAIELNDEEAKESQNIAKHGADIIEEILKKKSKTKINILTHCNAGWLAVIDEGTALAPIYEAQKRGIDVHVWVDETRPRNQGASLTAWELTQSKVNHTIIADNTGGHLMQIGEVDMVITGADRVSANGDVANKIGTYLKALAAKDNGVPFYVAIPASTFDLDIRDGMKEIPIELRSEDEVKYMKGIDASGVVREVLITPKDSPAINYGFDVTPARLITGLITDKGLCEADFDKISEKFNT